The proteins below are encoded in one region of Bremerella sp. P1:
- a CDS encoding nucleotidyl transferase AbiEii/AbiGii toxin family protein has translation MNFQPSQTYETHLTLASNRSDGIESARTWATAAGLKWTEIELSRGDHQRQPMITYWGTDSLESQHATAKQIEEQLQPLGLQVVRLKTDCYGQGKDLYDAVLLADHTTLDAELLRQTFEVSDTWTAHCPNPVDRFDADAILNWHIEWEDFKKEYPQIPGTQEEWKYRLITGLDSLLTQLLQ, from the coding sequence GTGAACTTCCAACCTAGTCAAACCTACGAAACCCATCTGACGCTCGCATCAAACCGAAGCGACGGCATCGAGTCTGCGCGGACGTGGGCCACTGCAGCGGGCCTGAAGTGGACGGAAATCGAACTGAGCCGCGGCGACCATCAACGCCAGCCAATGATCACGTACTGGGGTACCGATTCGCTAGAATCACAGCACGCGACGGCCAAGCAGATTGAAGAGCAGCTCCAACCACTTGGCCTTCAAGTCGTTCGGCTGAAGACCGATTGCTACGGCCAAGGGAAAGACCTCTACGATGCCGTGCTGCTGGCGGATCACACGACGCTGGATGCTGAGCTACTCCGTCAGACCTTCGAGGTGAGTGATACGTGGACCGCTCACTGCCCTAACCCGGTCGACCGTTTCGATGCCGATGCGATCCTCAACTGGCACATCGAATGGGAGGACTTCAAGAAGGAATACCCCCAGATTCCCGGTACCCAGGAAGAGTGGAAGTACCGATTGATAACGGGACTCGATTCACTGCTGACGCAGCTTCTCCAATGA
- a CDS encoding sialidase family protein, translating into MFIAYGQQGLRIASADGRTWSEPIVEKNNYYFRGCQFAKGRFLAFATYGGKMLFFSSPDGKTWQQQSEHEVDGRMYDIAYGDNRYLLVGGNTDGHWTTVMISQDGTSWEGPTKFDKQPLLLRVTYGKDQFVAVGVKGRVAVSKDGTQWKDAEPLPELDTFIDIAYGNGVYVGAGLHGLRMTSEDGLVWSHREVGREGEHINSLLWTGQQFVGVGLGATYFSTDGKSWKRVENENAPETCTYGDGLYLGSAWKGRVLISEDAIHWKELFRAPEHVNGIAYGATA; encoded by the coding sequence ATGTTTATTGCGTACGGACAACAGGGTCTGCGAATCGCATCCGCGGATGGTCGGACGTGGTCTGAGCCGATTGTCGAGAAGAACAACTACTACTTTCGAGGCTGCCAGTTTGCCAAGGGGCGTTTTCTCGCATTCGCTACCTACGGCGGTAAGATGCTCTTCTTCTCCTCGCCCGATGGAAAAACGTGGCAGCAACAAAGCGAGCACGAAGTCGATGGGCGCATGTATGACATCGCCTATGGAGACAATCGCTATCTTTTAGTGGGCGGCAATACGGACGGCCATTGGACGACTGTCATGATCAGCCAGGATGGAACCAGCTGGGAAGGTCCAACCAAGTTCGACAAGCAGCCGCTCCTTCTCCGCGTAACCTACGGCAAAGATCAGTTCGTGGCCGTCGGCGTGAAAGGGCGAGTAGCCGTGAGCAAAGACGGCACACAGTGGAAAGATGCCGAGCCACTGCCAGAGCTCGATACGTTCATCGACATTGCCTATGGCAACGGAGTCTATGTCGGAGCAGGCCTGCACGGGCTGCGCATGACCAGCGAAGACGGTCTGGTCTGGAGCCACCGCGAAGTCGGCCGCGAAGGGGAGCACATCAACTCGCTGCTTTGGACCGGCCAGCAGTTCGTGGGCGTTGGTCTCGGGGCGACCTACTTTTCGACCGACGGAAAGTCGTGGAAACGCGTGGAAAATGAAAACGCTCCGGAAACCTGCACCTACGGTGACGGGCTCTATCTCGGTTCTGCCTGGAAGGGACGAGTATTGATTTCGGAGGACGCGATCCACTGGAAGGAACTGTTCCGCGCGCCGGAACATGTCAACGGAATTGCCTACGGCGCGACGGCATGA
- a CDS encoding outer membrane protein assembly factor BamB family protein, translated as MFRAITALVVSVGCFAALAWAESRTWTDSTGQFSIEAEFVEYAKGDVTLKKANDETITLPMNKLSKDDQAWIRALLRERLAERKAAEMRPGANRSGEMRSDDSRPTRGGNEPEQSEDSAVVNRGAPGDWLQWRGPDSNNIAPGPPAPTQWNDTQNVKWKVEVPGRGHSSPIIVGDLVVVTSADENRKTTGVFAYDKMTGSPVWQTPITQGGFQGEIHPKNTHATSTVASNGKQLFAVFIQNQSVQLIALDLQGRLQWQVNAGPYVPQQYKFGYGPSPMLYDDMVIVASEYEKGWLAAFAQKDGKSRWKQPRNGISFSSPVVTKIGGKDQLLISGLKMVAAYDPKTGQPLWSTPGTTNATCGTIVWDGDTVFASGGYPDSQTIAIKAGSSGQVLWTNNEKCYEQSMLAYDGHVYAMNDGGIFFCWDGQTGQEKWKTRLGGPVSSSPLLSGDNIFVANEKGNVWVIKASPESYELVAENRLGDDVFATPIVSQGRLYARFADSSQGRRQEYLICIEQQ; from the coding sequence ATGTTTCGTGCAATTACTGCGCTCGTTGTTTCCGTGGGATGTTTTGCAGCATTGGCTTGGGCCGAATCGAGGACTTGGACCGATTCGACCGGGCAGTTCAGCATCGAAGCCGAGTTTGTTGAGTACGCCAAAGGTGACGTGACGCTCAAGAAGGCGAACGATGAAACGATTACTCTTCCGATGAACAAGCTCAGCAAGGACGATCAGGCATGGATTCGTGCGCTGCTTCGCGAGCGGTTGGCCGAACGGAAAGCAGCCGAGATGCGTCCCGGCGCGAATCGGTCCGGTGAGATGCGATCCGACGACAGTCGGCCGACCCGCGGCGGCAACGAACCGGAACAGAGCGAAGACAGTGCGGTTGTAAATCGTGGGGCTCCTGGCGACTGGCTCCAATGGCGCGGACCGGACTCCAACAACATTGCCCCTGGTCCACCAGCTCCGACGCAGTGGAACGACACGCAAAACGTCAAGTGGAAGGTCGAGGTCCCTGGTCGCGGTCATTCTTCGCCGATCATCGTGGGGGACCTTGTCGTTGTGACTTCCGCCGACGAGAACCGCAAAACGACCGGCGTGTTCGCCTACGACAAGATGACCGGGAGTCCGGTGTGGCAGACCCCAATCACCCAGGGAGGATTCCAGGGGGAGATTCACCCGAAGAACACGCATGCGACATCGACGGTGGCTTCCAACGGAAAACAGCTGTTTGCCGTTTTCATTCAGAATCAATCCGTGCAACTGATCGCGCTGGATCTCCAGGGAAGACTTCAATGGCAGGTCAACGCCGGGCCCTACGTGCCGCAGCAGTACAAGTTTGGCTATGGGCCTTCCCCCATGCTGTACGACGACATGGTGATCGTGGCATCGGAGTATGAGAAAGGTTGGCTGGCCGCGTTTGCACAGAAGGATGGCAAGTCGCGCTGGAAGCAGCCTCGCAATGGGATCTCGTTCAGTTCTCCGGTCGTGACCAAGATCGGTGGTAAGGATCAGCTGCTCATTAGTGGTCTCAAGATGGTTGCTGCCTACGATCCAAAAACAGGCCAGCCGTTGTGGTCGACGCCTGGTACGACCAATGCGACTTGCGGAACGATAGTCTGGGATGGCGACACGGTCTTTGCCAGCGGTGGCTACCCGGATTCGCAGACGATTGCGATCAAAGCCGGCAGCTCTGGCCAAGTGTTGTGGACCAACAACGAGAAATGCTACGAGCAATCGATGCTCGCTTACGATGGTCACGTCTACGCGATGAACGATGGTGGGATCTTCTTCTGCTGGGATGGCCAGACCGGTCAAGAGAAGTGGAAGACCCGTCTGGGCGGGCCGGTCAGCTCGTCGCCGCTACTCAGTGGCGATAACATCTTCGTCGCGAACGAGAAGGGCAACGTTTGGGTAATCAAAGCCAGCCCGGAATCGTACGAACTCGTCGCGGAAAACCGCCTGGGGGATGATGTCTTCGCTACCCCAATCGTCAGTCAGGGACGTCTGTATGCTCGCTTTGCCGACAGTTCTCAGGGGCGTCGGCAAGAGTATCTGATTTGCATTGAGCAGCAGTAG